The Engraulis encrasicolus isolate BLACKSEA-1 chromosome 11, IST_EnEncr_1.0, whole genome shotgun sequence nucleotide sequence cctagtctttttctcccttaatattagtgtcagattcaaaccaatgcagttctggggtgctaccttgctactgaaaaggcacaccaagtatgattgaaatccgggtcggtcgggtcccaaagtgtctgatttcacgtgaaatgacccaattacaacgcaaagatgtgttttgaatcaaagtgggcagggttttgagggaaggttgttctcatcaacaatcttcggatgtattatggatcgaggtcagactaaattagacatccacatttagtctggtttatcaggctaacgaATTGGAGTTGAACTGCAGTGAAGACTGTGGCGATGAGCTAGGACGCAATCAGGAAGCAACAGCCACTGTAGCCAACTGGAGTCTGAGAATACAGTCCTACTTTGTCACTTTTGCCGTTGCAGCTCTGAAATAGTTCAGCAATGTCTTCTGCGCTTCATAAAGCTTTTGTCGCTTTCAGTGCTTGTGATGGTGTCGTTTTCTGTGTGTTCCTGCAGTCAGGGTGCATCTTTATAGAGAATTTCATTTGTGGGATCTTAATTTGTGTTCGTTTCATTTTAATTGCTTACCATGTTAGGCGACTGGAAGTGGGGATTCTCGTACAGCGTTGGCCCACCAAAGCTGCCTTGGAATATTTTGATGAGGTTCAACACAAAGCGTGGTCCAATTTCCACCAGTGATGCGTCCTCCTCAATGATCTACAGGCAGATTGGATGACAGTTTTATATAataaatgcattacattacaaacaTCCATGATGAAAATCCATTTTCCAATACACACAATAGACTTCTTGATACCAAATAAAAAGATGCCTATAAAACTGACCTGGTAATTCCTGAACCATATTCTATTGTCGGCGATTGTGAATGTGAAGACGTGATCCACGAATGGTTGGCTCTTCGGGTGATACCGAGGTGTTGAAAAAGtctgagaaaacaaacaaacaaacaattataTTTTCAGTTCATTGCAAACTTCCAAATTAGTcattaaacacaaacaaaagaggaAGTATGCCATAACAAACCTGGATAAAGAGTTCCTTCAGCAAGGAGTAATGGGGGTCCTTGTCAAATTGCTGTATTATAAAGGAAAAAACAAATTAGTAAAATGCCCATACTACCACAAAGCAGCTGTATACAACCTCAAAACCTATGCTGAAGTGAACTTACTGGATCAAATGACAGAAGGGGTCTGGATCCTTTCAGGCAGTTTCCAGTCATTTTCAGCTCTGCTAATGTGTGCactggagagaaaggagagaggagagtccaGTTTCAGCAAACACGTGAATACATGACATCTACAGGTTGTAAGGCTTCTTCAACTTATGGCCCACAATTCAGATGCAGTCCATATAGAAACTTTTTGTGGCCCAGAAACTGACTTATAACTCAATGCAGTTTAGTGGATTTTTTGTGTCGTCTTATTTTATGTGGTCTTCTAAAACCCAGTGAATTTTCCATTCTGCATTCTAGGTAATTAAGTCGAATAGCACTGATTTGCAATATAAAACACTTACCATTCTGTACCAGGAATTTGGCAGAAGGTCCATGTGGGACGTTGGCAATCCTGAAACACAATTGGTCATCATTAGTCAATGCTATTTTCAACTATTCTACTAAGTTGGCACAGCATTACTATTCCAaggaataatagtaataacaataaaaaaaaacttacCACATGTAGAGATCTTGCTTTTTCTTTGCTTCAAAATATATACATTTGTTGCAGTTCTTGATTTCACACACCTTGAAGGAAAGGACAAAACATCAAGCACTATACATTTACAACACAAGCTATGATCGTGTAGTCACTGTAGTGTATAACTGCAGAATCAGGTCAAAATGTGTCATACCTCATTGACAACGAACAACTTGTCCTTCCTGTCCATTTTCGTGTCTGAAAAGGATTGCACACGGATTTTAGAGCTTCACAGTTTAGTTAGTGCATGAGAAACATTTACAGGCTCGAGTCTGGCACCGTTGTGTTTGCCCAACATACCAGCTTTCGAGTGAGGCATCATGGTTCTGAGGTCCTGCAACAAGTGTCTTGTTCTGAAGTTGATTCCTCTCGAGGAAAAGACCAGAACACGTTCCTTGTTTGTCCATTTTCCCTGAGAAAGGTGAAACCAGAATCGCCATCAAGTAAATACAAAGCATGTCGCTAGCATTCGGTTTCTCGGAACATCAGACGATACTCATTTTCTTCACATATCTTCAATTTAGTTAATTTCAGATTGAAGCGGAACGACACACCGCGTACATTGTTGACGAGTAGATTCTATTTTAGAAATTGCATGGATTCTCAGGTGATCAAGCCCAGCATGCTAACATGTTGCACTGTTTGTTATGGAGAGCCGACAGTCTTATCTTACCACTGAAACAGGAGCCGGAATGTGAATTTCATTCTTCTGTGCCTGATCCGCATTCTTATTTTGTTCGGATTCCCCATTCAAGTCAAATTTaacttttttcttgtttttaggTCCTGGACCCTTCTCCCCACGTTTTCTCTTCAGTGCCGACATTTTCCAACTGGGTCTGCTGCCAGCAAAGGAGGAACTACACGTTGTTAAAGCAATCAGTGGAAATAAACAGCGCCCTCTTGCACACTGGAGTGTAATGCACACAAGGAGAAAATGAGCTGTGTGAATCAAAGGAAAATGTTTTACCAAGTAGATAAAAGGGGGCACTTTATATGgcaaacacaaagaaatacataaaGTTAAATAAAAACGCAGTTCATTGTCGACAAGAGGGTGGAGGAGCAAGAGTTTTCTATTAAACACAAATGCCAGCTCTGGAAAGCTCTGACTTTCATTTCTATAATACGCCAAAGCTGAAGGGGGGTGACATCTGATGATTTGTGAGCTGCAACGAGCAGAGATTTCCCCACTtgctttttttttgcaggtgctctcTGATGACTCATGCACGTTTTCCAAAAGTACACCAGGGGTCGCCATTGCCACAAAAACGCCACAGCGAACACTTCATAAAATGAGTGGATTACATTTTAATgtaattattttgttttatttttttatacaaaAGCCATAACTACTATTAACAAACCAAATATTCTAATACACAATGTTATTGACATCGAAAAAAAATCTCATTACAAATTTAAATGCGTATGTACAAAGCGATGACAACAGTTGTTAATAACAATGTTATGTTATGCAGCATATATTATCCACATAATATGTCAAGGGACCTTTATGATATCCTTCATTCATCATTAACTTCTTCGTCTGGTGAGCAGTAGTACTCTACAAAACAGATCTGTCCATCATCGTTGCGAACGAGGTATTGCAGCGACAGGAAGCCTCGTGAATCAGTCCGCACTGACACCTTACAGGACAGGGCCAGAGCCTTTGTAGAGGGTTTGAGTAAAGCCATCTTATATCTGTCAGGAGACAAAACACAATGCTATTTAGTACAGGTTGAGTAAAGCCATCTTATATCTGTCAGGAGACAAAACACAATTTTATTTAGTACAGGTTTAGTAAAGCCATCTTATATCTGTCAGGAGACAAAATACAATGTTATTTAGTACAGGTTTAGTAAAGCCATCTTATATCTGTCAGAAGGAGACAAAACACAATGTTATTTAGTACAGGTTTAGTAAAGCCATCTTATATCTGTCAGAAGGAGACAAAACACAATGTTATTTAGTAGAACTACAGGTTTAGTAAAGCCATCTTGTATCTGTCAGGAGACAAAACACAATGTTATTTAGTACAGGTTTAGTAAAGCCATCTTGTATCTGTCAGAAAGACACAAACCACAATGTTATTTAGTAGAGGTTTAGTAACGTCATCTTGTATCTGTGATGGGGACCAAACACAATGTTATATAGTACAGGTTTATTAAAGCaatcgggtcaaagacgtccaacatgaaattgtccttcagtgcaacggacacttttgcttactgtaaatgcaaaaaaatatatgtatattttctttataatttttttggcttggctttcatgcattcccTTGAGAAAAAcaattaaaatcatgtttttcacagttacagtaagaaaaagtatccgttagcactgaaggacaatttcatgttggacgtctttgacccaatctTGTATCTGTGAAAGGGACAAAACACACCCCATTTCTGACAGGTATATTAAAGATGTCTCATATTTGTGAGGAACAGGAAATGTCATTAAAAAAATACCTCAGTCTCACAACAAATTAAAGTTAAAAGTTAAAACTGACAACTACATCATTCTGGGGGGTTGAAACTGGGATCTCCTACAGTTTGGTTTCACGGCTCAATTTACCTGTT carries:
- the bxdc2 gene encoding ribosome biogenesis protein BRX1 homolog, with protein sequence MSALKRKRGEKGPGPKNKKKVKFDLNGESEQNKNADQAQKNEIHIPAPVSVGKWTNKERVLVFSSRGINFRTRHLLQDLRTMMPHSKADTKMDRKDKLFVVNEVCEIKNCNKCIYFEAKKKQDLYMWIANVPHGPSAKFLVQNVHTLAELKMTGNCLKGSRPLLSFDPQFDKDPHYSLLKELFIQTFSTPRYHPKSQPFVDHVFTFTIADNRIWFRNYQIIEEDASLVEIGPRFVLNLIKIFQGSFGGPTLYENPHFQSPNMQRRMLRMSLAAKQRERQMVRELQKAKRTEKREEMKEDITDDVFDTPLPEKPVEIEHEAPAPLPPKKGRLTELRRKTRLKRKGMR